In a single window of the Osmerus eperlanus chromosome 2, fOsmEpe2.1, whole genome shotgun sequence genome:
- the LOC134013584 gene encoding uncharacterized protein LOC134013584, with amino-acid sequence MQYQFTVIALLASYNRMYNIVEFTEEGLVGIVAQSWTFTDNGETYSYWPPAHPTKRARHNEMPDTALWISRKVRVFATTGDFEKALWWSKTAEYQSTVETEDEAPQKRVVKRPHKYVDSSGDEEQPWVMEKRQKKIKDYPTTVTRPGDVSLLNNDAIHPGVVEENPLEAQENSWQPAVPSWEKTFQKIQDTLQVILQKMETLEENQREALLFRRSQGGQDRTVLDIQVSQTLAELQDLEERLTVLEFRKRVIHHLSLVSGSSPGECVRRVMRALATNAVWSSYSLRGKKGKLPLLGTALSTTIKHAVMKWQTGLGEKAVELLIGDMLKHAPAAHLKRARQDL; translated from the exons ATGCAATACCAATTTACTGTAATAGCTTTACTTGCCTCTTATAACAGGATGTATAATATTGTGGAGTTTACTGAGGAAGGGCTGGTTGGGATTGTAGCCCAATCCTGGACATTTACAGACAATGGG GAGACATACAGTTATTGGCCCCCGGCCCATCCAACCAAGAGGGCCAGACATAATGAAATGCCCGATACGGCATTATGGATCTCCAGAAAAGTGCGGGTGTTTGCAACTACAG GAGACTTTGAGAAAGCCTTGTGGTGGAGCAAGACGGCTGAATATCAATCCACCGTTGAGACGGAAGACGAAGCTCCACAAAAACGAGTAGTCAAACGTCCGCACAAATATGTGGACAGTAGTGGAG ATGAGGAGCAGCCATGGGTCATGGAGAAGAGGCAAAAGAAAATTAAAG attatcctaccaccgtcacacggcctggCGACGTGTCCCTGTTAAATAATG atgccATACACCCAGGAGTGGTAGAGGAGAACCCATTGGAGGCCcaagaaaacagctggcagcccg CTGTACCATCTTGGGAGAAAACATTTCAGAaaattcaag ACACGTTACAGGTTATTTTACAAAAAATGGAGaccttggaggagaaccagagagaggctCTCCTCTTCAGGCGGTCACAGGGCGGACAGGACAGGACTGTTTTAGACATTCAGGTGTCCCAAACTTTGGCCGAACTCCAAGACCTGGAGGAGCGCCTTACAGTGCTGGAGttccgaaagagagtg ATCCACCATCTGAGCCTTGTCAGTGGGTCCAGCCCTGGAGAGTGCGTGAGGAGGGTGATGCGGGCATTGGCCACCAATGCCGTATGGAGCAGCTACAGCCTCAGGGGAAAGAAGGGGAAGCTGCCACTCCTCGGCACAGCCCTGAGCACGACAATTAAAC atgctgtgatgaagtggcaGACCGGACTGGGGGAGAAGGCGGTAGAGCTCCTCATAGGGGACATGCTCAAACATGCCCCGGCAGCCCATTTGAAACGAGCCAG acaggacctgtag
- the tspan4b gene encoding tetraspanin-4: protein MSASQRWLCCVKYLMFVFNLIFWLGGCGLFGVGVWLSFTQAEFSSLPVSFPSLSAANLLLVAGGVTMVTGFLGCLGALKEQRCLLMTFFVILLLLVLTEVTLTLVLHIFRKELDTHAQDELKKGMFDEGLRKSWDNVQKMFKCCGVTNKTDWYLVTNGTLPSSCCSVRTEQCDDGWSEPCYQKARQWLLDNIPSVLMFGVCISIIQILALVFSLLMYCQIMCAEKYLD from the exons aTGTCAGCCTCACAAAGGTGGCTGTGCTGTGTCAAATATCTCATGTTTGTCTTCAACCTCATCTTCTGG CTAGGAGGGTGTGGTCTGTTTGGTGTAGGGGTGTGGCTCTCCTTCACCCAGGCGGAGTTCTCCTCCCTGCCagtgtccttcccctccctttcaGCTGCCAATCTATTACTGGTTGCCGGGGGCGTCACTATGGTAACAGGCTTCCTGGGTTGCCTTGGTGCCCTGAAAGAGCAGCGCTGTCTATTGATGACG TTCTTTGTCATCCTCTTGCTCCTGGTGCTGACGGAGGTGACTCTGACGCTAGTCCTGCACATATTTCGCAAAGAG CTAGACACCCATGCCCAGGATGAGTTAAAGAAGGGAATGTTTGATGAAGGACTGAGGAAGTCATGGGACAATGTTCAAAAAATG TTCAAGTGCTGTGGCGTGACAAACAAGACAGATTGGTACTTGGTGACAAACGGAACCCTCCCTTCATCTTGTTGCTCCGTTAGGACAGAGCAATGTGATGACGGATGGAGTGAG CCGTGTTATCAGAAGGCCAGACAGTGGCTCTTGGACAACATCCCCTCCGTTCTAATGTTTGGAGTTTGCATCAGCATCATTCAG ATCCTGGCCTTGGTCTTTTCCCTACTTATGTACTGTCAAATCATGTGTGCTGAGAAGTACTTGGACTGA